In a single window of the Bacillus clarus genome:
- a CDS encoding homoserine dehydrogenase: protein MLEIKSIVHSYKIKKKISRDLYGNRDKVALLLGEFNKVYNKSIAEQKKNVMISRLQFLYRSAKLELLKNQQYPLPSALNSKLLERLEDLTIQSFEDCISCLHLILEINYEKIKLHGSGTSRSFVPLSQSSICLADCVCLTGFILLGLATFEGIVLSIYSLT from the coding sequence ATGCTTGAAATTAAATCTATTGTTCACTCTTACAAAATAAAGAAAAAAATATCTAGGGATTTATATGGGAACAGAGATAAAGTAGCGCTGTTATTAGGTGAATTTAATAAAGTGTATAATAAATCGATAGCTGAGCAAAAGAAAAACGTTATGATATCTCGATTACAATTTCTATATAGAAGTGCTAAATTAGAGTTATTAAAAAACCAGCAGTATCCTCTTCCAAGTGCTCTTAATAGTAAATTGTTGGAGCGATTAGAAGATTTAACGATTCAATCTTTTGAAGATTGTATATCATGTCTTCATTTAATCTTAGAAATAAATTATGAAAAAATAAAACTGCATGGATCAGGTACTAGTCGATCGTTTGTTCCGTTATCTCAGTCTTCAATTTGTCTTGCGGATTGTGTATGTTTAACGGGATTTATTTTACTAGGGTTAGCTACATTTGAAGGAATAGTACTATCTATCTATTCGCTTACATAA